The Bombus terrestris chromosome 9, iyBomTerr1.2, whole genome shotgun sequence genome contains a region encoding:
- the LOC100650814 gene encoding uncharacterized protein LOC100650814, which produces MAFMMPVMKNEWDIYKTNRSRRSSECSNPQACRSRKVSECSKSEGPSLSTSPGSDFLTSPAHRSVPLTSRHFSRTSSRASQSSLQSPSKSTGSSPPKTGSSNSLNKFHNRLVDKLKRSLKKADDTAEDQRNLS; this is translated from the exons GATGCCCGTTATGAAAAACGAGTGGGACATTTACAAGACCAACCGCAGTCGTCGATCTTCCGAGTGTTCCAATCCTCAGGCCTGTCGCAGTAGAAAG GTTTCGGAATGTTCAAAATCCGAGGGTCCATCGCTGTCTACCTCGCCAGGGTCAGACTTTCTGACATCGCCGGCTCACCGTTCCGTGCCCCTTACTTCCCGGCATTTCTCGAGAACGTCCTCGAGGGCGTCTCAAAGCTCGTTGCAAAGTCCGAGCAAGAGTACCGGTTCGTCTCCGCCGAAAACCGGCAGCTCTAATTCTCTGAACAAGTTCCACAATCGGCTGGTGGACAAGTTGAAAAGGTCTTTGAAAAAGGCTGACGATACCGCTGAAGATCAGCGAAACTTGTCGTGA